AAGCGGGTCTACCCGTCGATCCTGCTGAACAAGTCGGGCACCCGCCGCGAAGAGCTGCTGCTCAAGCCGGAAATCCTGCAAAAGAGCTGGATCCTGCGCAAGCTGCTTTACCCGATGGACGAGATCGAGGCGATGGAGTTCATCCTCGACAAGATGAAGTCCTCGAAGAACAACATCGACTTCTTCGACATGATGCGTCGCGGCGGCTGAGACCCGTCTCAGGCGCACGGCACCGGTACCCGGGCAGAAGACGCCCGCCGATGCCAACGCAGGACTTCACGAAGCCGCCCCTCGGGGCGGCTTCTTCATTTGGTGCGGGCATTGGGGGTGGCGAGGCTTTTCAGCTATACTCCGCGTTTTTCCGCTGTCGATAAGTGCACTGCACGGTGTGGTGTGGCTGGCGGCATTGCAGCGAGGCTCCCAAAATGGCTAAAGAAGGCATTCACCCCAACTACCGTGACGTCGCTTTTGTCGACCTGTCCAACGGTTTCCAATTCGTGACCCGCTCGACGGTTCAGACCCGTGACACCATCAAGCTGGACGATGGTCGCGAGCTGCCGCTGGTGAAGCTGGAAACTTCCAGCGAATCGCACCCGTTCTACACCGGCACCCAGAAGAGCATCGACAGCCTGGGCGGTCGCGTCGAGAAGTTCCGCAACAAGTTCTCGCGCCTGGTCCCCAACAAGAAGTAATCGGGCACCGCCGACAGGCGGCGCGGCAAATACTCAGGCGGCACCCACGGAGTTCCCTCCGCTGCCGACCCGATCACAAGCTCCGCGCCCCTCGAACGCCATCCGACAAAGGCAGCCTCTCCGGCTGCCTTTTTTCTTGTCCGCAGCGCCCCCACGCACGGGCCACAGCAGCCAGCTTGGCCCACCTGGCCTGCGTCGGCACAGCGACCCCAGCCGCAGCGACGGCGCTGCTTTACATCGGCAGCCCCAAGCTGCGGCATGATGCGCTCCGGCATCCCACAACGACAACGAGACAGACGCGAATGAATCTGCCCACCCCGGCCGTCGTGGCCGAGCGAAGCGCCCATCCGATCCCGCGCTGGGCTTTGCTGCTCCTGTGCGCCGCCTATGTGCTGCCCGGTCTGTTCGGCCGCGACCCCTGGCGCAATGCGGACCTCACCGCCTTCGGCTACATGGCGAGCATCGCGCAGGGCCATGCGCCCTGGCTGCAGCCCGCCATCGCCGGGTTGCCTGCGGAAGGCGGCCTGCTGCCCTATTGGATCGGCGGCCTGTTCATCAAGCTGCTCCCATTCCTCGAGCCGTCGCTGGCGGCCCGGATTCCCTTCGGCCTGATGCTGGCCGCCGTCCTGGCGCTGGTCTGGTACAGCTGCCTGCATCTGGCCCGCACCGAAGCCGCGCAGCCGGTGGCTTTTGCCTTCGGTGGCGAGGCCCACGCGGTTGATTACGCCCGCGCCATGGCCGACGGCAGTCTGCTGGCCCTGATCGCCAGCCTGGGCCTGCTGCGCCTGGGGCACGAGACCACGCCCGAAATCCTGCAGCTGCTGGGCATCACCCTGTTCGTCTACGGCTTGGCAGCCGTGCCGTTCCGGCGATGGAAGTCCCGACTGGCGCTGCTGCTCTCGCTCACCGTGCTGGCCACCAGCGGAGCACCCGCGGTGGCGCTGGCGCTGGCCGTGGGCGCGTTGTGGCTCACCCACCGGTCCGTCTACGACGAAGCCCGCCAACTGCTGCCGTGGCTGCTCGGGGCGATGGTGCTGGCCACGCTGGCGGCCTGGCCGATGCATGGCTGGGCCTGGCGCATTCACGCCAATGGCCGCAGCCCGCTGGAATGGCTGCGTCTGGTCGGATGGTTCTGCTGGCCCGCCTGGCCGCTGGCGCTGTGGTCGATGTGGCGCTGGCGCGCACATCTGCAACGTCGCCATCTGTCGGTGCCGGCGCTGGCGGCGGCGGTGCCGTTGCTGTGCAGCCTGCTGATGAATGCGGACGAGCGCGCCCTGCTGCTCGCCCTGCCCCCGCTTGCGGTGCTGGCCAGCTTCGCATTGCCAACCTTCCAACGCAGCGCCAGCGCGCTGCTGGATTGGTTCTCGGTCTTCTTCTTCAGCGCGGGTGCGATCTTCCTCTGGCTCTACTACAGCGCGCTGCAGCTCGGCTGGCCGGCGAAGTTCCTGGCCAACGTGCGCCGGCTGGCGCAGGGCTATGAGCCTGATTTTGGGTGGCTGACCTTCGTGCTGGCCACCTTGGGCACCCTGGCCTGGATCTGGCTGGTGCGCTGGCGCACAACCCGCCATCGGCATGCGATCTGGAAGAGTCTGGCGCTGCCGGCCGGCGGGGTGGCCCTGGCCTGGCTGCTGGCCATGACGCTGGGCCTGCATCCGCTCAATTACGCCCGCAGCAACAAACCGCTGGTGGAGCGCATCGGCGCCCGTCTGCCCGCGGAGGTGGATTGCATCGCCGCGCCGGGTTTGCCTCTGCATGTGCTGGCTGCGCTGGAGTTCCAAGGCGGCTGGACGGTTCAGGCGACCCAACCGCTGGATCGCAGCGCCTGCAGCTTCGGCCTGATCAGCCAGGGCGACGCTGCGGCGGCCCCACCGGCGGGCTGGCAGGCCGTCGCGGTGGTGCGCCGCCCGACCGAGCGCACCGGCAGCTATGTGGTGCTGCACCGGCTACGATGAGACGTTGCCAATGACAAACGGCCGCTCCCTCGAGCGGCCGTTTGCTTTGGTGCTTGCCGATCAGGCGGCAGTCATCGCGATGAAACCGAGTCCCTCAACGATCCTCGCCACCGGCCAAGGCCGCCGGCGCAGACTCTTCACCCATGGCGGGCGCATCAGCCAGTCGCACCCGGGCGGCCGGGAACAGCAGGCGGAACTTCGAGCCCTTGCCCGGTTCGCTTTCGATGCGCAGCTCGCCGCCGTGACGCTGCACCACATGCTTGACGATGGACAGCCCCAGGCCGGTACCGCCGGTGTCGCGCGCACGGCTGCCGTCCACGCGGTAGAAGCGCTCGGTCAGGCGCGGCAGATGCTCGCGTGCAATGCCGGGACCGTTGTCGATCACCGCGATCTCCGCCCCGTGGTCCGGCAGCCAGCGCCACTGCAATTCCACACGACCGCCTTCCGGCGTGTAGCGCACCGCATTGCTCATGAGGTTGGCGATGGCGCTGAGCAGTTCGGTCTCCACGCCCGCCAGCTCCGCATGGGTCTGACGCTCGCAGGCCAGTTCGTGACGACCCGCCGACAGCGCCTGCGCATCGGCCGCAATGCGCATCAGCAGCGGATCCACCGCCACCCAATGGTCGGCGGAGGGCCTTGGACTGCCCTCCAACTGCGCCAGCGTCAGCAAGTCCCCCACCAGCGACTGCATGCGGGCGGTCTGCTGCTGCATCAGGAACAGCACCCGCTTGCGCTCGACCTCGGTGAGGTTGAGGCTGGCCATGGTCTCGATGAAGCCCGAAAGCACCGTCAGCGGCGTGCGGATCTCATGGGACACGTTCGCCACGAAATCCCGCCGCATCGATTCCGAGCGCTCCCGATCGGTCACGTCCAGCGAGAGCACCAGCTTGCGGCACTCCCCCCCCACGCCGTAGTCGCGCACCAGAACCTGCAGGTGCGCCCGTCCGCGCGCGTTGTGCAGGGCCAGCGGCTGGCCGAACTGATGCGACTGGAGATAGGAGACAAAGGCCGGGAACCGAACCAGGTTGGTGATGCGCTGCAGCTTGTCGCGTTGCGGATCGAGCTGGAAATGATCCGCCGCCACGCTGTTGCACCACTGGATGTGATCGTTCTCATCCAGCAGGATCACGCCGTTTGGCGAGGCCTCGATCGCCAGCAGGAATTGCTCCAGTTGCTGACGCTCACGCTCATAGCGCCGCTCGCGATCGCGCAGGCCGCGCTCCATGCGGTAGGAGAGCTCGCCCCACAGACCGCCGAGCCGAGGCGCATCCTCGGTCTGGTCGCCCCGCAACCAGACCACCAGCCGGTGCGCCCGCACCGAATCCCACAAGGCCATCAGACCGACGGCCACCCCTGCCCCCAGCGCGGCAGCCACCGGGGCCGCCAACATCCAGTGACCAAGGAACCAACCGATCCACCCCCCGATGCCAGCGGTCATCACCAGCATCAGCACCCGCGACAACACCCAGGTCATGAGCTCGGTCTCAGGCGGACAGGGCGCTGCTGTGTTGGGTCAATCGATAGCCGGCGCCACGCACCGTTTCAATCATGCGTTGGCAGCTGACCTTCTCCAGGGCTTCGCGCAGGCGCTTGACGTGAACATCCACCGTCCGCTCCTCGATGAAGACATGGTCGCCCCAGACGCGGTCCAGCAGCTGCGAGCGGCTGTGCACCCGTTCCGGATGGGTCATGAAGAAGTGCAGCAGGCGGAACTCGGTCGGACCGAGCTTGACCTCCACCCCCTCGCGGCTGACGCGACGGGTGCCCGGATCCAGCACCAGGCCGCCCACGTCCACCGCCGAATCCAGCGCCTCCGGCGCCTTGCGGCGGAGCACCGCACGGATGCGGGCCAGCAGCTCGTTGGTGGAGAACGGCTTGGTCAGGTAGTCGTCCGCGCCGGCGTCGAGGCCGGAGACCTTGTCGGCCTCTTCGGCGCGGGCGGTCAACATGATGATCGGCAGCTCGCGGGTGCGGGTCGCACCGCGCCATTGACGGGCCAGGCCCAGTCCGGATTGACCGGGCAGCATCCAGTCCAGCACCACCAGGTCCGGCAGCACGCGATCGACTTCCAGTTGCGCCTGTTCCGCATTCGCGGCCAGGGTCACCTCGAAACCAGCGTGACGCAGGTTGATCGAGATCAGTTCAGCGATCGCGGATTCGTCCTCGACGACCAGGATACGGCTCATGCGTGAGTCTCCTCTTTGCGTTCTCAGCGTTCAGCGTGCGCGATGGGCTCAGCGAACCATGTGCTCGACGGCATCCGGCGTGTTGTGACGCACGTCGGTGCCCTTCACCACATAGATGATCACTTCCGCCAGGTTCTTGGCGTGGTCGCCGACCCGCTCGATCGCCTTGGCCACGAACACCAGGTCGATGCTGGACGAAATGGTGCGCGGGTCTTCCATCATGTAGGTGATGAGCTTGCGCATCAGGCCGTCGAATTCCTTGTCGATCTGGTCGTCGGCCTTGAGCACTTCCAGGGCGCGGTCCACATCCAGACGGGCGAAGGCGTCCAGCGCCTTGCGCAGCTGCGCAGTGGCCAGCTCGGCCTCATACGACAGGTCCGACATCGGCAGACGCAGCCGGCTCGACACGCCGGTGTTGATCAGGCGCTGGACCGTGCGGGCGATGCGCGCGGCCTCATCACCGACGCGCTCCAGGTTCGCAATGGTCTTGGAAACCGCGATCAGCAGGCGCAGGTCACGTGCGGTCGGCTGGCGGCGGGCGATGATGGTGGACAGATCGCGATCGATCTCCACCTCCATCGCATTGACCAGCTCCTCCTGCTTGAGCACATGGCTGGCGATGTCGCCGCTGAAGGTGCTCAGCGCCTCCACCGCCTGCGCCACCTGGGATTCCACCAGGCCGCCCATCTCCAGGACGCGGGTGGAAATGCCGCTCAGTTCGGCATCGAACTGGGTGGAGAGATGTTTGTCTGTCATGTCAGGTTCTCCGTATGTCGTCGGGGTGCTGCCGCCATCCCTGCGCCGGTGCGGCGCCTGGGGCGCCTCGGGTCTGGTCCGGCATCGGACGGGCGGCGGCGCCCGTCCCGGTCAGGCGTTCAGCCGAACCGTCCGGTGATGTAGTCCTCGGTGTCCTTGCGCTTAGGCTTCATGAACAGCTCGGCGGTCGGTCCGAATTCAATCAGATCGCCCAGATACATGTAAGCGGTGTAGTCCGAGCAACGGGCCGCCTGCTGCATGTTGTGGGTGACGATGGCCACGGTGTAGTCGTGCTTGAGCTCATGGATCAGCTCTTCGATCTTGCCGGTGGAGATCGGGTCCAGCGCCGAGCAGGGTTCGTCCAGTAGCAGGACTTCCGGCTTGATCGCAATGCCGCGCGCAATGCACAGACGCTGCTGCTGGCCGCCGGAGAGGCCGGAGCCGCTCTGGTTGAGCTTGTCCTTGACCTCGTTCCACAGCGCGGCCTTCTTCAGGGCCCACTCCACCCGCTCATCCATCTCGGCGCGGGACAGGGTCTCGAACAGACGCACGCCGAAGGCGATGTTGTCGTAAATGGACATCGGGAACGGCGTCGGCTTCTGGAAGACCATGCCGACCTTGGCACGCACCAGCGACACATCTTCCTTGCTGGTGAGGATGTCCTCGCCGTCCAGCAGGATCTGGCCTTCGGCGCGTTGCTCGGGATAGAGCTCGAACATGCGGTTGAGCGTGCGCAGCAGCGTGGACTTGCCGCAGCCCGACGGGCCGATGAAGGCGGTGACCTTGTGCTCGGGGATGTCGAGGTTGATGCTCTTCAGCGCGTGGAAGCTGCCGTAATAGAAATTCAGGTTGCGCACCGAAAGCTTTGCGCGCTCGGTCACTGGCATATCGACTTTGGCGTCCATGGTCGGACCTCCTGGATGTCTTGATTCTGGTGGACGATGAGGCGTGGCGGGTGAGCCCACCGCCTCAATGCTTGTTCTTGAACAGCACGCGGGCCGCGATGTTGAGCACCAGCACCCCGATGGTGATGATGAACACACCCGCCCAGGCGAGCTTTTGCCAGTTGCCGTAGGGGCTCATGGCGAAGTCGAAGATCACCTTCGGCAGGTTGGCCATGGGACCGGAGAGGTCGGTGGACCAAAACCGGTTGTTGAAGGCGGTCAGCAGCAACGGCGCGGTTTCACCCGAGACACGGGCCAGTGCCAGCAGCACACCGGTCAGCACGCCGGCGCGGGCGGCCTTGAGCGTCACCGTCAGGATCAGCTTCCACTTGGGCGTGCCCAGTGCATAGGCGGCCTCGCGCAGGGCGTTGGGCACCAGGTTGAGCATGTTCTCGGTGGTGCGAATCACCACCGGGATGACGATCAGCGCCAGCGCGCAGATGCCGGCCCAGCCCGAGAAGCCGCGGAAGCGCAGCACGATCATGGTGTAGACAAACAGGCCGATCACGATCGACGGCGCGGACAGCAGGATGTCGTTGATGAAGCGCACGCTGTTGCCCAGCCAGGTCTTCTGGCCGTACTCCGCCAGGTAGACCCCGGCCATCACGCCGATGGGCGTGCCGATCAGCGTGGCCAGGCAGACCATCAGCGCGGAGCCGAAGATCGCGTTGGCCAGACCGCCCTCTTCCGAGTTCGGCGGCGGCGTCATCTGGCTGAAGGTGGCCCAGGTCAGGCCACCGATGCCTTGGGTGATGGTTTCGAACAGGATCCAGATCAGCCAGATCAGGCCCAGCGACATGGCGGCCATCGACAGTGTCAGCGCCACGATGTTGACGCGACGTCGCTTCTGGTACATCGCCCGACGGGCGGCGGTGGTCGCGCTCATGTGCGAGCTCCTTCGTTCTTCTTGAGCTTGTTCAACAGGACCTTGGAGAAGGCCAGCACCACGAAGGTGATGAAGAACAGCACCAGCGCCAGGTACAGCAGCGAGGCCTGGTGCAGACTGCCCGGGCCGGATTCGCCGAATTCATTGGCCAGCACCGACGTGATGGTGTTGGCCGCCTCGAACACCGACAGCGAGTTCAGCTGGTTCATGTTGCCGATCACGAAGGTGACCGCCATGGTCTCGCCCAGGGCACGGCCCAGTCCGAGCATGATGCCGCCGATCACACCGGTCTTGGTGTAGGGCAGCACCACCTTCCAGACCACCTCCCAGGTGGTGGAACCCAGTCCGTAGGCGGATTCCTTGAGCATCGCCGGCGTGACGGTGAACACATCGCGCATCACCGAGGCGATGAACGGAATGATCATGATGGCCAGGATGATGCCGGCCGACAGAATGCCCAGCCCCACCGGCGGGCCGGAGACCAGCGTGCCCAGGTAAGGCACGCCGCCCAGCAGCGACTGCAGCGGCTGCTGCACATAGGTGGCCAGCAGCGGGCCGAAGACAAACAGGCCCCACATGCCGTAGACGATCGACGGCACGGCAGCGAGCAGCTCGATCGCGATGCCCAGCGGGCGGCGCAGCCAGTTGGGCGCCAGCTCAGTCAGGAACAGGGCAATGCCGAAGCTCACGGGGACAGCGATCAGCAGCGCAATGAACGAGGTCACCAGCGTGCCGTAGATCATCACCAGGCCGCCGAACTTCTCCTGAACCGGATCCCAGTCGGTGCTGGTCAGGAAACCCAGGCCGAACTGCTTGATGGCCGGGGACGCGCCGATGACCAGCGACAGGATGATGCCGGCCAGCACGGCCAGGGTCAGCCAGGCGGCGCTGTGCGCCAGCACGGCGAACACGGTGTCGGCCCAGGGCGCGACGCGGCGGCGCTCGGGCGGCTTTCCCTGCTGGCGGGCGTGCTCGTCCGCACGCTGATGGTCAAGGGGATTGGCTGGAAGTATTGCGGCCACAGGGCCTCCGCTCTTGGTTGCTTCTGATTTTCTCGCGCGCATCAGGCGGCCGCCTCGATCGGTCCGCCGGGATCGATCCGCGGGGCGCCATCCGGCAAGGACTGCGCCGCAGCGGCCGATCCGTCTTGTGCGAAAGCCCGGTGTCCCTGGACCAGGATCACCGGGCTGTCGTCACTCGGTCAGGCTCACTTGTAGCTGATCGCCTTGCCCGAGCTGTCCTTGACGTTGTCCGCCCACTGCTTGCGGATCAGTTCCTTCACCGCGGCCGGCAGGGCCACGTAGTCCAGATCGTCGGCCATCTTGTCGCCTTGGGCAAAGGCCCAGTCGAAGAACTTCAGCGACGCGGCAGCCACGGCCGGCTTGTCCTGTTGCTTGTGCAGCAGGATGAACGTGGCACCGGTGATGGGCCAGCTGGCAGCACCCGGCTGCTCGGTCAGCACCTGGTAGAAGCTTTCGTTCCACTTGGCACCGGCGGCGGCGGCCTTGAAGGCGTCATCGCTGGGCGCGACGAAGGCGCCGGAGGCGTTCTTCATCTGCACATGGGTCATCTTGTTCTGCTTGGCGTAGGCGTATTCGACATAGCCAATCGAGTTCGGCAGACGGGTCACGTAGGACGACACGCCCTCGTTGCCCTTGCCGCCCGCGCCGGTGGGCCAGTTCACGGCCGTGCCTTCACCGACCTTGGACTTCCACTCGGCGTTCACCTTCGACAGGTAGTTGGTGAACAGGAAGCTGGTGCCCGAGCCGTCGGCGCGACGGACCACGGCGATGGTGGCATCCGGCAGCGACACGCCCGGGTTCAGGCCGGTGATCGCCACATCGTTCCACTTGGTGACCTTGCCCAGGTAGATGTCGCCCAGCACCTGGCCGGTCAGCTTGATCTGGCCGGGGGCCACGCCCTTGATGTTGACCACCGGCACCACGCCGCCGATGACCGTCGGGAACTGCACCAGGCCGTCCTTGGCCAGTTGGTCGTCCTTCAGGGGCGCGTCAGAGGCACCGAAATCGACCGTCTTGGCCTGGATCTGCTTCAGGCCGGCACCGGAACCGATGGACTGGTAGTTGATCCGAACGCCGGTGGCCTTGTTGTAGGCATCCGCCCACTTGGTGTAGATCGGCGCGGGGAACGAGGCGCCGGCACCGGTCACCTCTTGGGCGTGGGCCACGGAAAACAGGGTGGCGCAAGCGGCGAACAACAAGCCAGCACGGAATTGATTCATGGTCATTCAGTCCTATCGCGAGGGTTGGTAAGCGAACGGAACCAGATGCTATGACCCGAATGTGACACAACCATGACGTTGGTGACAGACCGTCGCCGGGGTGCGCGGCACCCGCCCTCAGAGGGGAATCGCCCGGAAGAGCCGGACTGGCGACGAGTTGTCATATTGGATTCACCCCGTTGTCATGTTCGGTCTCTACGCTCGCGGCCGTCGGGCGAGAGGCCCGTCAACGGAGCCTGAGGAGAACTGATGATGACTGCATCGAAGCTGACTGTGCGCACGACCCTGCGTGCGATGGGGGGACTGATGAGCGCTGCGGCGTTGGTGGCCCTGACGGCCTGCGCCACCGCGCCGGCCCCTGCCCCGCTGGCTGACAGCCTGAAGCGCGAGCCGGAACTGAGCACCTTCAACCGCCTGGTCGACCAGGCTGGCTTGCGCGAGCAACTGCGCGCCGCCGGCCCGATCACCGTTTTCGCCCCCAGCGATGAGGCCTTCAAGGCGGTGCCCGCCAAGCAAATGGAAGCCCTGGCGGCGGATCCGGCGCTGCTGAAGTCGGTCCTGACCTATCACGTCGTGGGCAGCAAGGTCGCCTCGGCCGATGCCAAGGCCGGCAGCCTGAAGTCAATGCAAGGCGCATCGCTGGCCGTCGCCCGTGCCGGCAGCTTCCTGACTGTGGAGGACGCGATGGTCCAGAAGGCCGACCTGGCTGCCACCAATGGCGTGGCCCATGTGATCGACCGCGTCCTGATGCCCCCGAAGAAGTAAGCGCCTCGACGCTGCCAGAACCAATGCAACTTCAGCCGAGGCTCACGCCTCGGCTTTTTTTCGTCTGCGCAGCCCCGAACCGATGGCCGGGCTCCGACGGTCAGCCGCGAATCGCCTCGGCCAGCCGCTCGGCGCAGCGCTGTGCGAGGTCCTTCTCGCTGGCTTCGACCATCACCCGCAGCAGCGGCTCGGTGCCGGATTTGCGGATCAGCACACGGCCGCGGTCGCCCAGCTCGGCGGTGACTTCCGCCTCGGTGCGCGCCAGGGCGGCATTGCTTTTCCAGTCCTGCTGGTCGGGCTGCAGTCGCACATTGATCAGCGTCTGCGGGAACAGCGACACACCGTCGAGCAGATCCACCAGGGGTCGACCGCTGCGGCTCACCGCCTCCAGCACCATCAGGCTGCTGACGATGCCGTCACCGGTGGTGTGCTTGTCCAGCGCCAGCAGATGGCCGGAGCCTTCGCCGCCCAGTTGCCAGCCGCGGGCAGCCAGCTCTTCGAGGACATAGCGGTCGCCGACCTTGGCGCGGACGAATTCCACATCCCGCTGGCGCAGGGCCAGTTCGACCGCCATGTTGGTCATCAGCGTGCCGACCGCACCGGGCACCCGCTCACCGCGGGCCAGCCGATCGGCCACCATGACATAAAGCAGCTCGTCGCCGTTG
The Roseateles amylovorans genome window above contains:
- the pstB gene encoding phosphate ABC transporter ATP-binding protein PstB produces the protein MDAKVDMPVTERAKLSVRNLNFYYGSFHALKSINLDIPEHKVTAFIGPSGCGKSTLLRTLNRMFELYPEQRAEGQILLDGEDILTSKEDVSLVRAKVGMVFQKPTPFPMSIYDNIAFGVRLFETLSRAEMDERVEWALKKAALWNEVKDKLNQSGSGLSGGQQQRLCIARGIAIKPEVLLLDEPCSALDPISTGKIEELIHELKHDYTVAIVTHNMQQAARCSDYTAYMYLGDLIEFGPTAELFMKPKRKDTEDYITGRFG
- the pstC gene encoding phosphate ABC transporter permease subunit PstC, which gives rise to MRARKSEATKSGGPVAAILPANPLDHQRADEHARQQGKPPERRRVAPWADTVFAVLAHSAAWLTLAVLAGIILSLVIGASPAIKQFGLGFLTSTDWDPVQEKFGGLVMIYGTLVTSFIALLIAVPVSFGIALFLTELAPNWLRRPLGIAIELLAAVPSIVYGMWGLFVFGPLLATYVQQPLQSLLGGVPYLGTLVSGPPVGLGILSAGIILAIMIIPFIASVMRDVFTVTPAMLKESAYGLGSTTWEVVWKVVLPYTKTGVIGGIMLGLGRALGETMAVTFVIGNMNQLNSLSVFEAANTITSVLANEFGESGPGSLHQASLLYLALVLFFITFVVLAFSKVLLNKLKKNEGART
- a CDS encoding type B 50S ribosomal protein L31, whose amino-acid sequence is MAKEGIHPNYRDVAFVDLSNGFQFVTRSTVQTRDTIKLDDGRELPLVKLETSSESHPFYTGTQKSIDSLGGRVEKFRNKFSRLVPNKK
- the phoU gene encoding phosphate signaling complex protein PhoU; this encodes MTDKHLSTQFDAELSGISTRVLEMGGLVESQVAQAVEALSTFSGDIASHVLKQEELVNAMEVEIDRDLSTIIARRQPTARDLRLLIAVSKTIANLERVGDEAARIARTVQRLINTGVSSRLRLPMSDLSYEAELATAQLRKALDAFARLDVDRALEVLKADDQIDKEFDGLMRKLITYMMEDPRTISSSIDLVFVAKAIERVGDHAKNLAEVIIYVVKGTDVRHNTPDAVEHMVR
- the phoR gene encoding phosphate regulon sensor histidine kinase PhoR; this translates as MTWVLSRVLMLVMTAGIGGWIGWFLGHWMLAAPVAAALGAGVAVGLMALWDSVRAHRLVVWLRGDQTEDAPRLGGLWGELSYRMERGLRDRERRYERERQQLEQFLLAIEASPNGVILLDENDHIQWCNSVAADHFQLDPQRDKLQRITNLVRFPAFVSYLQSHQFGQPLALHNARGRAHLQVLVRDYGVGGECRKLVLSLDVTDRERSESMRRDFVANVSHEIRTPLTVLSGFIETMASLNLTEVERKRVLFLMQQQTARMQSLVGDLLTLAQLEGSPRPSADHWVAVDPLLMRIAADAQALSAGRHELACERQTHAELAGVETELLSAIANLMSNAVRYTPEGGRVELQWRWLPDHGAEIAVIDNGPGIAREHLPRLTERFYRVDGSRARDTGGTGLGLSIVKHVVQRHGGELRIESEPGKGSKFRLLFPAARVRLADAPAMGEESAPAALAGGEDR
- a CDS encoding fasciclin domain-containing protein; its protein translation is MTASKLTVRTTLRAMGGLMSAAALVALTACATAPAPAPLADSLKREPELSTFNRLVDQAGLREQLRAAGPITVFAPSDEAFKAVPAKQMEALAADPALLKSVLTYHVVGSKVASADAKAGSLKSMQGASLAVARAGSFLTVEDAMVQKADLAATNGVAHVIDRVLMPPKK
- the phoB gene encoding phosphate regulon transcriptional regulator PhoB, with the translated sequence MSRILVVEDESAIAELISINLRHAGFEVTLAANAEQAQLEVDRVLPDLVVLDWMLPGQSGLGLARQWRGATRTRELPIIMLTARAEEADKVSGLDAGADDYLTKPFSTNELLARIRAVLRRKAPEALDSAVDVGGLVLDPGTRRVSREGVEVKLGPTEFRLLHFFMTHPERVHSRSQLLDRVWGDHVFIEERTVDVHVKRLREALEKVSCQRMIETVRGAGYRLTQHSSALSA
- the pstS gene encoding phosphate ABC transporter substrate-binding protein PstS, producing MNQFRAGLLFAACATLFSVAHAQEVTGAGASFPAPIYTKWADAYNKATGVRINYQSIGSGAGLKQIQAKTVDFGASDAPLKDDQLAKDGLVQFPTVIGGVVPVVNIKGVAPGQIKLTGQVLGDIYLGKVTKWNDVAITGLNPGVSLPDATIAVVRRADGSGTSFLFTNYLSKVNAEWKSKVGEGTAVNWPTGAGGKGNEGVSSYVTRLPNSIGYVEYAYAKQNKMTHVQMKNASGAFVAPSDDAFKAAAAGAKWNESFYQVLTEQPGAASWPITGATFILLHKQQDKPAVAAASLKFFDWAFAQGDKMADDLDYVALPAAVKELIRKQWADNVKDSSGKAISYK
- the pstA gene encoding phosphate ABC transporter permease PstA, translated to MSATTAARRAMYQKRRRVNIVALTLSMAAMSLGLIWLIWILFETITQGIGGLTWATFSQMTPPPNSEEGGLANAIFGSALMVCLATLIGTPIGVMAGVYLAEYGQKTWLGNSVRFINDILLSAPSIVIGLFVYTMIVLRFRGFSGWAGICALALIVIPVVIRTTENMLNLVPNALREAAYALGTPKWKLILTVTLKAARAGVLTGVLLALARVSGETAPLLLTAFNNRFWSTDLSGPMANLPKVIFDFAMSPYGNWQKLAWAGVFIITIGVLVLNIAARVLFKNKH